Proteins encoded within one genomic window of Couchioplanes caeruleus:
- a CDS encoding HupE/UreJ family protein: MTAKWRQACAVTMCAVAVMLGAPSAAFAHGVGGSSETAYGFVNLGVRHMLLGWDHLLFVGGVALLAGTRRRAVKLISVFAGGHSITLFTATVADWHVNPVLVDIAVALSLVVVGVVGLVGRPKDWTWFAAVVLAFGLIHGVGLSTRLQDVGLADEGQVPRVLAFNVGVEIGQLAALLLMAIAADVLRTRVPRLRDPRLSHLGLIVAGTLAAGALTITGFA; the protein is encoded by the coding sequence ATGACAGCGAAGTGGCGCCAGGCGTGCGCCGTGACCATGTGCGCGGTCGCGGTGATGCTAGGTGCGCCGTCGGCGGCGTTCGCGCACGGTGTCGGTGGCTCGAGTGAGACGGCGTACGGGTTCGTCAATCTCGGGGTGCGGCACATGCTACTGGGCTGGGACCATCTGCTGTTCGTCGGCGGTGTGGCGCTGCTGGCCGGCACCCGGCGCCGCGCAGTGAAGTTGATCAGCGTGTTCGCGGGCGGGCACAGCATCACCTTGTTCACCGCCACGGTGGCGGACTGGCACGTCAACCCGGTGCTCGTCGACATCGCGGTGGCGCTGAGCCTGGTCGTCGTCGGCGTCGTCGGGCTGGTCGGCCGGCCGAAGGACTGGACCTGGTTCGCTGCGGTCGTGCTCGCCTTCGGTCTGATCCACGGCGTGGGCCTGTCCACCCGGCTGCAGGACGTTGGCCTCGCCGACGAGGGGCAGGTCCCGCGGGTGCTGGCGTTCAATGTCGGCGTCGAGATCGGCCAGCTGGCGGCGCTGCTGCTGATGGCCATCGCCGCCGACGTGCTGCGCACCCGTGTGCCCCGGTTGCGCGATCCGCGCCTGTCCCACCTCGGCCTGATCGTCGCCGGGACACTCGCCGCCGGCGCGCTGACCATCACCGGTTTCGCGTAG
- a CDS encoding ATP-binding protein, whose amino-acid sequence MVRRQLSPDLSSARVARDLVRQVCRAWDLGQVLHPARLVVSELVANAVTHARTEMLVSISRRGAGLHLSVSDRDPQPPQLVDPVSWTVREPGDDWGQGLHLVHRCAAAWGSMPTTDGKVVWATVRHREGRTA is encoded by the coding sequence GTGGTACGCAGGCAGCTATCGCCGGACCTGTCCTCGGCGAGAGTGGCCCGGGACCTGGTACGGCAGGTGTGCCGGGCCTGGGATCTGGGGCAGGTGTTGCACCCGGCTCGCCTGGTCGTCTCGGAGCTCGTGGCCAACGCGGTGACGCACGCCCGCACCGAGATGCTGGTCAGCATCTCCCGACGCGGCGCCGGCCTGCACCTGTCGGTCAGCGACCGTGATCCACAACCGCCGCAGCTGGTCGACCCGGTCTCGTGGACCGTACGGGAGCCAGGCGATGACTGGGGTCAGGGACTGCACCTGGTGCACCGCTGTGCCGCCGCGTGGGGGTCCATGCCGACCACCGACGGGAAGGTGGTCTGGGCCACGGTCCGTCATCGCGAGGGAAGAACCGCATGA
- a CDS encoding cation diffusion facilitator family transporter: MPAHEHDHHAYGHEHSGAAGGLRHRLVHLLRPHSHDSTDKIDSVLESSRVGLRALWISLLILGLTAGLQAVVVVWSGSVALLGDTLHNLADALTAVPLGIAFVLGRRAANRRYTYGYGRAEDLAGILIVATIAASAAFAGYEAIRRLLNPQPVTHLGWVAAAGLIGFAGNELVARYRITVGRRIGSAALVADGLHARTDGFTSLAVLLGAGGVALGWLWADPVIGLAITLAITMVLKDAGREVYRRLMDAVDPHLVDQAEATLRTIPGVRDVTAVRMRWIGHRLHAEANLVVDDHLSLLQAHEVAADAEHQLTHAIPRLSGATLHTDPARHAGDHHHVALSHHRRADPPASQ; the protein is encoded by the coding sequence GTGCCAGCCCACGAGCACGACCACCACGCCTACGGTCATGAACATTCCGGCGCGGCGGGCGGGTTACGGCATCGGCTCGTACATCTGTTGCGGCCGCACTCGCATGACAGCACCGACAAGATCGACTCGGTGCTGGAGTCGTCGCGGGTGGGCCTGCGCGCGTTGTGGATCTCCCTGCTGATCCTCGGGCTCACCGCCGGGCTGCAGGCGGTCGTGGTGGTGTGGTCCGGCTCCGTGGCGTTGCTTGGCGACACCCTGCACAATCTGGCCGACGCGCTCACCGCCGTCCCGTTGGGCATCGCGTTCGTGCTCGGGCGCCGTGCCGCCAATCGCCGCTACACGTACGGCTACGGCCGCGCCGAGGACCTGGCCGGCATCCTGATCGTGGCGACCATCGCCGCGTCGGCCGCCTTCGCCGGCTACGAGGCGATCCGGCGGCTGCTCAACCCGCAGCCGGTGACCCATCTCGGCTGGGTCGCCGCCGCCGGATTGATCGGCTTTGCCGGCAACGAGCTGGTCGCCCGCTACCGGATCACCGTCGGGCGACGGATCGGCTCGGCCGCGCTGGTCGCCGACGGCCTGCACGCGCGCACCGACGGGTTCACCTCCCTGGCGGTGCTGCTGGGTGCCGGCGGTGTCGCGCTGGGCTGGCTTTGGGCCGACCCGGTGATCGGCCTGGCCATCACGCTGGCCATCACCATGGTGCTCAAAGACGCCGGCCGGGAGGTCTACCGCCGGCTCATGGACGCCGTCGACCCGCACCTGGTCGACCAGGCCGAGGCCACCCTGCGCACCATCCCCGGGGTCCGGGATGTCACGGCGGTTCGGATGCGCTGGATCGGCCACCGCCTGCACGCCGAGGCCAACCTCGTCGTCGACGACCACCTGAGCCTGCTACAGGCTCACGAGGTCGCCGCGGACGCCGAGCACCAGCTCACCCACGCCATCCCTCGGCTGTCCGGCGCCACCCTGCACACCGACCCGGCCCGCCATGCCGGCGACCACCACCACGTCGCCCTCTCGCACCACCGACGCGCCGACCCGCCAGCCAGCCAATAG
- a CDS encoding site-specific integrase gives MPPTTPLYPLWWLIALRGLRRGEAAGLRWHDVDLDRGHLVIVNQRTTVGYRIIEGPPKSTASRRAVALDPHTVTLLRRYQQDQRRRATADGRAWRPDGYVFTDTDGHPYHPNVFTHRLQQLIAAAGLPPVRLHDLRHGAASLAHTAGADLKTVQDQLGQASIVLTADTYTSVLPAAQHKAAAPPPASS, from the coding sequence TTGCCGCCGACGACCCCGCTCTACCCGCTGTGGTGGCTCATCGCCCTACGCGGGCTGCGCCGCGGCGAAGCCGCCGGACTGCGCTGGCACGACGTCGACCTCGACCGGGGCCACCTGGTGATCGTCAACCAGCGCACCACCGTCGGCTACCGCATCATCGAAGGCCCACCCAAGTCCACGGCGAGCCGCCGCGCCGTCGCCCTCGACCCGCACACCGTCACCCTGCTCCGCCGCTACCAGCAGGACCAACGCCGCCGCGCTACCGCAGACGGCCGGGCGTGGCGGCCCGACGGGTACGTGTTCACCGATACCGACGGCCACCCCTACCACCCGAACGTCTTCACCCACCGGCTCCAGCAACTCATCGCCGCCGCTGGGCTGCCACCCGTACGCCTGCACGACCTGCGCCACGGCGCGGCCAGCCTCGCCCACACCGCCGGAGCCGACCTCAAAACCGTCCAAGACCAACTCGGGCAGGCCAGCATCGTGCTCACCGCCGACACCTACACCAGCGTGCTGCCCGCCGCCCAACACAAAGCCGCCGCGCCACCGCCCGCCTCGTCCTGA
- a CDS encoding Imm1 family immunity protein: MVAHQESAIEPGVTAHHSPLTVTECTDDPPIKIPADRALVTPGAVIQAIRQYIQTGQRPTNLSWNG; encoded by the coding sequence ATGGTTGCCCACCAAGAATCGGCCATCGAACCGGGCGTTACGGCACACCACAGCCCGCTAACCGTCACCGAATGCACCGACGACCCACCCATCAAGATTCCCGCCGACCGCGCGCTCGTCACGCCAGGCGCCGTCATCCAGGCGATTCGTCAGTACATCCAAACGGGTCAGCGGCCAACAAACCTTTCCTGGAACGGCTGA
- a CDS encoding HupE/UreJ family protein, translating to MPPRRVARLATAAVTGCVVLLGAPAPASAHGIGAGAESVTDFLTLGFTHMIAGWDHLLFIAGVLIVTGTGRRAATMISLFALGHSVTLIAATLAGWRVNATFVDMVIALSLVAVAVIGLMGRPQRWRWFAAMVLGFGLIHGLGLSTRLQALGLPPDGQLARVVAFNVGVELGQLLAIGVFVLIGRGLPRLPQRLRNPDLAYAALLAAGGAATIVLAVTGSDDPPSTAEVSSMGDCQLRARTETYPQSGVHPMKDFFGPGEKAPDTAFGHVIGDGFVIVHYPPTLPAEQVAQLKAFVEDPASGRVVGSAVDGQAEPIKLVNAYDTAECTTFDLDGARQFTRTWFADPRSKPVE from the coding sequence ATGCCGCCACGCCGCGTCGCACGCCTCGCCACCGCCGCTGTGACCGGCTGCGTCGTGCTGCTCGGTGCGCCCGCACCGGCGTCGGCGCACGGCATCGGCGCGGGCGCGGAGAGCGTCACCGACTTCCTCACCCTCGGTTTCACCCACATGATCGCCGGCTGGGACCACCTGCTGTTCATCGCCGGCGTCCTGATCGTCACCGGCACCGGCCGTCGCGCCGCCACCATGATCTCGCTGTTCGCCCTCGGGCACAGCGTCACCCTGATCGCGGCCACCCTCGCCGGATGGCGCGTCAACGCCACCTTCGTCGACATGGTCATCGCGTTGAGCCTGGTCGCCGTCGCCGTCATCGGGCTCATGGGACGCCCGCAACGCTGGCGGTGGTTCGCCGCGATGGTGCTTGGCTTCGGGCTCATCCACGGCCTCGGCCTGTCCACCCGCCTGCAGGCCCTCGGTCTGCCCCCGGACGGGCAACTCGCCCGGGTCGTCGCCTTCAACGTCGGCGTCGAGCTCGGCCAGCTCCTCGCCATCGGCGTGTTCGTCCTCATCGGCCGCGGGCTGCCGCGGCTGCCGCAGCGGCTGCGCAACCCCGACCTCGCGTACGCGGCACTGCTGGCCGCCGGAGGCGCCGCGACCATCGTCCTCGCCGTGACCGGCAGCGACGACCCGCCCAGCACCGCCGAGGTCAGCAGCATGGGCGACTGCCAGTTGCGCGCCCGCACCGAGACGTATCCGCAGTCCGGGGTTCACCCGATGAAGGACTTCTTCGGACCCGGCGAGAAAGCCCCGGACACCGCCTTCGGACACGTCATCGGCGACGGGTTCGTGATCGTGCACTACCCGCCCACCCTGCCCGCCGAGCAGGTGGCCCAACTGAAAGCGTTCGTCGAGGACCCCGCCTCCGGACGCGTCGTCGGCAGCGCCGTCGACGGCCAGGCCGAGCCCATCAAACTCGTCAACGCCTACGACACCGCCGAATGCACGACATTCGACCTCGACGGCGCACGCCAGTTCACCCGAACCTGGTTCGCCGACCCCCGCTCGAAACCCGTGGAGTAA
- a CDS encoding GAF and ANTAR domain-containing protein, whose translation MDARNFDETSLDDALAALIERGRQTIGAADEISVTLLRGNYAHTPVVTSNFALLLDEWQYEQGQGPCLDAAACAATVTAADLTTESRWPRWTRRAVEAGAASCASVGLRLPDGIPGSLNLYARRPAAFDTDAMSLAQGFAGSAAVLLAPAVGDDPHMALSQHRHTTMQHRAVIERAKNIVMSRTQCSPDDAFALLAQQAQATGRATYEVATTLIHDAHPEQ comes from the coding sequence ATGGACGCGCGCAACTTCGATGAGACCAGCCTGGATGACGCATTGGCCGCACTCATCGAGCGAGGCCGGCAAACGATCGGCGCAGCCGACGAGATATCAGTGACGTTGCTGCGTGGCAACTACGCGCATACCCCGGTGGTCACGAGCAACTTCGCCCTATTGCTGGACGAATGGCAGTACGAGCAGGGTCAGGGTCCCTGCCTGGACGCGGCGGCGTGCGCCGCAACGGTGACGGCCGCGGATCTGACCACCGAATCACGGTGGCCGCGCTGGACCCGCCGGGCCGTTGAAGCCGGAGCGGCGAGCTGCGCCTCAGTCGGGTTGCGGCTGCCCGACGGCATCCCGGGCTCGCTGAACCTCTACGCCCGCCGCCCGGCCGCCTTCGACACCGACGCGATGAGCCTCGCGCAAGGCTTCGCCGGCAGTGCTGCCGTCCTGCTGGCCCCTGCCGTAGGCGACGACCCCCACATGGCGCTATCGCAGCACCGGCACACCACGATGCAGCACCGAGCGGTCATAGAACGCGCCAAGAACATCGTCATGAGCCGTACCCAGTGCAGTCCAGACGACGCGTTCGCCCTGCTGGCCCAGCAAGCACAAGCCACCGGCCGTGCAACCTACGAGGTCGCCACCACGCTCATCCACGACGCACACCCCGAGCAGTAG